In Bacteroidota bacterium, a single window of DNA contains:
- the queA gene encoding tRNA preQ1(34) S-adenosylmethionine ribosyltransferase-isomerase QueA, whose protein sequence is MSTRLSDYDYPLPEHLIALYPPARRGDSRLLVVNRNTRTWDDRKFADILDYLFEGDVLVLNKTKVIPARLIGRRVQTGADIELLLLQRFEGEAERWKTLARPAKKVKEGEVISFEELTCTVEQDLGEGEKIVRFGCTREEFWRALEKTGQMPLPPYLHRAAEESDKERYQTVFAEIPGAVAAPTAGLHFTPELLAAIEARGVKIARVTLHTGLGTFRPVQSEDITEHRMHEEYYEMDEADAAAINAAKSEGKRVIAVGTTSVRTLETLATTPQPPPIGIGGGVRAGSGMSGIFIYPPYQMRVPDAIITNFHLPRSTLLMMISAFMGREFLLECYQHAIEAEYRFFSYGDAMLIL, encoded by the coding sequence ATGAGTACCCGCCTCTCGGATTACGATTACCCACTGCCCGAGCACCTCATTGCGCTCTATCCGCCCGCGCGGCGCGGTGATTCGAGGCTGCTCGTCGTGAACCGAAATACGCGAACATGGGACGACCGGAAGTTCGCGGACATTCTTGATTATCTTTTCGAAGGCGACGTGCTTGTCCTTAATAAGACGAAGGTCATACCGGCGCGCTTGATCGGCAGGCGCGTCCAGACCGGGGCCGACATCGAGCTGCTATTGCTCCAACGGTTCGAGGGCGAAGCAGAGAGATGGAAGACGCTCGCGCGTCCGGCGAAAAAAGTAAAAGAAGGCGAAGTAATTTCCTTTGAGGAACTCACCTGCACCGTCGAACAGGATTTGGGAGAAGGGGAGAAGATCGTTCGGTTTGGCTGCACTCGCGAAGAGTTTTGGCGAGCGCTGGAGAAGACGGGACAAATGCCATTGCCCCCATATCTTCACCGTGCTGCGGAAGAATCCGACAAAGAGCGTTACCAGACCGTTTTCGCGGAAATCCCGGGTGCGGTGGCAGCGCCAACGGCAGGACTGCACTTCACGCCTGAATTGCTTGCAGCCATTGAAGCGAGAGGCGTGAAGATCGCGCGCGTCACGCTGCATACGGGGCTTGGCACGTTCCGTCCCGTGCAATCCGAGGACATTACGGAGCACCGGATGCACGAAGAGTATTACGAGATGGACGAAGCCGATGCGGCGGCCATCAATGCAGCGAAGTCCGAGGGCAAGCGGGTGATTGCAGTTGGGACAACATCGGTGCGGACACTGGAAACACTTGCGACCACCCCCCAGCCCCCTCCTATTGGCATAGGAGGGGGAGTAAGAGCAGGCTCAGGAATGAGCGGCATCTTTATTTATCCGCCATACCAAATGCGAGTACCGGATGCAATCATTACGAACTTCCACTTGCCGCGTTCGACTTTGCTCATGATGATCTCAGCATTCATGGGGCGCGAGTTTTTGCTCGAGTGCTATCAGCATGCGATTGAAGCCGAATACCGATTCTTCAGCTACGGAGATGCGATGCTGATCCTTTGA
- the radA gene encoding DNA repair protein RadA, whose product MSKIKTQFVCQSCGYISPRWIGKCAECGSWNSFIEEKVASAQEHPKALGARTQQNGTAARPIRLSEISADDEQRTSTGIGELDRVLGGGIMPGSIVLVAGDPGIGKSTLLMQMVRGLLSAKTLYVSGEESARQLKSRAARLGLEYDNLYILAETNIESVLEAMREMVPDVVIVDSIQTMYRPMIESAPGSVTQVRESTALLMQAAKSSGIPVFIVGHVTKEGMIAGPKVLEHIVDAVLQFEGERTHAYRILRAAKNRYGSTNEIGVFAMTSRGLEEVPNPSEVFLSQRQYGSSGSAVTAVLEGTRPVLIEIQALVTTSSFGSPQRTVTGYDYRRVAMLLAVLEKRLGTKLSHSDVFVNIAGGLFLDEPAADLAIAMAVLSSHKDIPLDSTACLIGEVGLGGEVRAVPQADVRVAEAIKLGFQHVILPKANMKNLPQVAEKVTVRGVDTLDEVRAVVL is encoded by the coding sequence GTGTCCAAAATAAAAACCCAATTCGTCTGCCAATCCTGCGGCTACATCTCACCGCGATGGATTGGCAAGTGTGCCGAGTGCGGCTCGTGGAATAGCTTCATCGAGGAAAAGGTGGCCTCCGCTCAGGAACACCCGAAGGCGCTCGGTGCACGCACACAGCAGAATGGCACGGCGGCCCGACCGATTCGGTTGAGCGAGATCAGCGCCGATGATGAGCAGCGCACCTCCACCGGCATCGGCGAGCTCGACCGCGTGCTCGGCGGCGGCATCATGCCGGGTTCGATCGTGCTCGTCGCCGGCGATCCTGGCATTGGCAAGTCCACACTCTTGATGCAGATGGTGCGAGGACTTTTGTCTGCCAAGACTCTCTATGTCTCCGGCGAGGAATCGGCCCGGCAGCTTAAGAGCCGCGCAGCGCGATTGGGACTCGAATACGACAATCTTTACATCCTCGCCGAAACCAACATCGAATCGGTTTTGGAGGCGATGCGCGAGATGGTGCCGGACGTAGTGATCGTCGATTCCATCCAGACGATGTACCGTCCGATGATCGAGTCGGCGCCGGGCAGTGTCACACAAGTCCGCGAATCCACCGCGCTGTTGATGCAGGCTGCGAAGTCGAGCGGTATTCCGGTCTTTATCGTAGGGCATGTGACGAAAGAGGGGATGATCGCCGGACCCAAAGTGCTCGAACATATTGTCGATGCGGTCCTGCAATTCGAAGGTGAGCGAACACATGCCTACCGCATTCTGCGCGCGGCGAAGAATAGGTATGGCTCGACGAACGAGATCGGAGTCTTCGCGATGACTTCGCGCGGCTTAGAAGAAGTACCAAATCCTTCGGAAGTATTTCTATCGCAGCGGCAATATGGCTCGTCCGGTTCGGCCGTGACGGCCGTGCTCGAAGGCACGCGACCGGTGCTGATCGAGATTCAGGCCCTCGTTACGACTTCCAGCTTTGGCAGCCCGCAGCGGACCGTGACCGGCTACGACTATCGCCGCGTGGCGATGCTGCTGGCCGTACTCGAGAAGCGCCTTGGGACAAAGCTCTCGCATAGCGATGTATTCGTGAATATTGCAGGCGGGCTCTTTCTGGATGAACCGGCCGCCGATCTTGCGATTGCGATGGCCGTGCTGAGCAGCCACAAGGATATTCCCCTTGACAGCACTGCATGTCTGATCGGCGAAGTCGGGTTGGGCGGAGAAGTTCGCGCGGTGCCGCAAGCGGACGTACGCGTAGCCGAGGCGATCAAGCTTGGATTCCAGCACGTCATTCTGCCGAAGGCAAATATGAAGAATCTTCCCCAAGTCGCCGAGAAGGTCACCGTGCGTGGAGTGGATACACTGGACGAAGTGCGGGCGGTAGTATTATGA
- a CDS encoding efflux RND transporter periplasmic adaptor subunit, with amino-acid sequence MNRSLKYVLLALAALVVVFIIYRIVTAAKPPAPKKQPTPLVRVAHPVREDVIYKLDYDGDVIPVLQANIFSRVTGLLEAVYTDMGRTVRRGQLLALIDTAAAHQAELQAAASYYNARAAEARTRDLAKKNLAAQQDLDNAVATLRTAEAAYESAKIQLSYSKITAPFHGFVTKRWLDPGAVVSSNPIAGNSNTTILTIMDIDTVRVDVNVLDADVAKIPKAKQAIVTLNTLPGREFRAFVATSSQAISTTTRTMQVEILIPNHDQAIKPGSFAHVQLITGENPDALTVPPEAVLRDSAGSFVLVAQDSIAKRKSVQTGVTQNGRLEILSGLDGTEQVIVVGQTFAKPNGKIQIVRTPSPADATRNRFDTTQH; translated from the coding sequence GTGAACCGATCTCTCAAGTATGTACTCCTCGCGCTGGCCGCTCTTGTGGTGGTCTTTATTATCTACCGCATCGTTACGGCCGCGAAGCCACCGGCTCCGAAAAAACAGCCGACGCCGCTCGTGCGTGTCGCACATCCGGTGCGCGAGGACGTCATATACAAGCTCGACTATGATGGCGATGTGATCCCGGTCCTGCAGGCCAACATTTTCAGCCGTGTCACCGGGTTGCTCGAGGCAGTTTATACAGACATGGGCAGAACGGTGCGCCGTGGTCAACTTCTCGCCCTCATTGATACCGCCGCAGCGCATCAGGCGGAGTTGCAGGCGGCGGCCAGTTACTACAATGCTCGCGCAGCGGAAGCGCGGACACGGGACCTGGCAAAGAAGAATCTCGCCGCTCAGCAGGACCTCGACAATGCTGTCGCCACACTCCGCACTGCGGAAGCCGCATACGAGTCTGCGAAGATTCAACTGAGTTATTCCAAGATCACTGCCCCCTTCCACGGGTTTGTAACAAAGCGCTGGCTCGATCCGGGCGCGGTGGTTTCCTCGAATCCCATTGCAGGCAACAGCAACACCACGATTTTGACGATCATGGACATCGATACGGTGCGTGTCGATGTCAACGTACTCGATGCCGATGTCGCGAAAATCCCAAAGGCGAAGCAGGCAATTGTAACATTGAATACTCTGCCGGGGCGCGAATTCCGCGCGTTCGTCGCTACTTCGTCCCAGGCCATTAGCACCACCACCCGGACGATGCAAGTCGAAATTCTCATCCCGAATCACGATCAGGCAATCAAACCCGGCTCGTTCGCGCACGTTCAACTCATCACTGGCGAAAATCCGGACGCCCTGACTGTGCCTCCGGAAGCGGTCCTTCGGGATTCCGCCGGATCGTTCGTGCTCGTTGCGCAAGATTCCATCGCGAAGCGAAAGAGTGTTCAGACCGGCGTCACGCAAAATGGCCGTCTCGAAATCCTCTCGGGGCTTGATGGCACCGAGCAAGTCATTGTCGTGGGACAGACGTTTGCCAAACCAAATGGCAAAATACAGATCGTCCGCACTCCATCACCGGCGGACGCAACCCGTAACCGCTTCGATACCACTCAGCACTAA
- a CDS encoding oligosaccharide flippase family protein: MEDREPVVEVGANGISPNQIENELTPIDPKHTIGRRAVRGAALLTGATYISILLGIAARKALALLLTPEQVGLYQTALSFVDLIISFAAFSFTSAIINVRDNLVTEPLPNLKENVFILTVAVNGFFALLAMALGLFSLSKTHGTIIAALIGMYAVQRFVSALDTFYTQILERELSYSKVSRVTLIVNILLHGTSVAFALGGGGVWAIPVATVLSTLLGYALDRFYVLHSGLVALRPHPWKYFDRGTARWLWRFGTKVLFNRVFESWLFRIDNLLVAYLFGSFFLGYYAQAFTIAMLPATAVAPIVARVSIATYAEVQHDRAMLERAFAITNFFLVRLLVPAAIFIALESKDLVRVFLSSNWGGVAEPLSALAGLVLTVPLFENAKMILGATLKLTEISVIRGLQLLLLIVLIAAFQWGGIVYVALSVSLVNVLGYAGMLIYLKRIVNPRWRENFQLPLLIGIAVTLIVWLVVQPALASALPAAIGLEVPIARLAIFALVIFIPCIVLEYLLRPSLFKSHLSEVAAKLRRA; encoded by the coding sequence ATGGAGGATCGAGAGCCGGTGGTCGAGGTAGGGGCTAATGGCATTAGCCCGAATCAAATCGAAAATGAGTTAACGCCGATAGACCCTAAACATACCATTGGCCGCCGGGCCGTTCGCGGTGCTGCACTGCTCACCGGTGCGACCTATATCTCGATCTTACTCGGCATCGCGGCGCGGAAGGCGCTCGCGCTGTTGCTTACGCCGGAGCAGGTGGGTCTGTATCAGACGGCGCTCAGCTTCGTTGATCTCATCATTAGCTTTGCGGCGTTCTCGTTTACCAGCGCAATCATCAATGTCCGCGATAATCTCGTCACCGAGCCGCTGCCGAATCTCAAAGAGAATGTCTTTATTCTCACCGTCGCCGTCAACGGATTCTTCGCGCTGCTGGCAATGGCGTTGGGACTCTTTTCGCTTTCGAAGACTCACGGCACGATCATCGCCGCGCTCATCGGGATGTATGCTGTTCAGCGGTTCGTTTCGGCGCTCGATACCTTCTACACGCAAATTCTGGAGCGCGAACTTTCGTATTCGAAAGTTTCGCGCGTTACGCTGATCGTCAACATTCTGCTTCATGGGACTTCCGTCGCATTTGCGCTCGGTGGTGGTGGGGTCTGGGCGATACCGGTGGCAACCGTCCTCTCGACGCTCCTAGGCTATGCACTGGATAGATTCTATGTGTTGCATTCGGGATTGGTCGCGCTCAGGCCGCACCCGTGGAAGTATTTCGATCGTGGCACGGCGCGCTGGCTCTGGCGGTTCGGGACGAAGGTACTCTTCAATCGCGTATTCGAAAGCTGGCTGTTTCGAATTGATAATTTGCTGGTGGCCTATCTGTTCGGATCGTTTTTCCTGGGCTATTACGCTCAGGCATTCACGATTGCCATGCTTCCGGCCACGGCTGTCGCGCCGATTGTAGCGCGCGTTTCGATTGCCACCTACGCCGAGGTTCAGCATGACCGAGCAATGCTTGAGCGTGCCTTCGCGATCACGAATTTCTTTCTGGTACGTTTGCTGGTCCCTGCCGCAATCTTCATTGCACTCGAAAGCAAGGATCTGGTCCGCGTGTTTCTCTCTTCGAATTGGGGCGGCGTTGCCGAGCCACTTTCGGCGCTCGCGGGACTTGTGCTAACCGTGCCGCTCTTTGAAAATGCAAAGATGATACTCGGTGCAACGCTCAAGCTCACCGAAATTTCCGTTATCCGGGGGCTACAGCTTTTGCTGCTTATCGTACTCATAGCCGCATTCCAGTGGGGCGGCATTGTCTACGTTGCTCTGTCCGTATCGCTGGTGAATGTTCTCGGGTACGCGGGTATGTTGATTTACCTGAAGCGCATAGTCAATCCTCGTTGGCGGGAGAATTTTCAGTTGCCGCTGCTCATCGGAATTGCTGTCACGCTTATCGTCTGGCTTGTTGTTCAACCTGCGCTTGCATCGGCGCTTCCAGCGGCCATTGGACTCGAAGTGCCGATCGCGCGGTTAGCCATTTTTGCACTGGTCATTTTTATCCCGTGTATCGTTTTGGAATACCTGCTGCGACCCTCGTTATTCAAATCTCACCTTTCCGAGGTCGCCGCAAAACTTCGCCGCGCATGA
- the rdgB gene encoding RdgB/HAM1 family non-canonical purine NTP pyrophosphatase, which yields MILILATHNPHKRDELREILRSELGDVEILTLEDIPVGEIEETGTTLEENALLKAREVYAACFQPTVADDTGLEVEALGGAPGVYSARYAGENATYADNVNKLLAELPPGNGAAMRHAKFATVVAYIDKRGEEHLFRGEVEGIITEAPRGAVGFGYDPIFQPIEDMQGRTFAEMSAEEKHAISHRGRALRLLGEYLRNPTSAG from the coding sequence ATGATTCTTATTCTAGCCACACACAATCCCCACAAGCGCGATGAACTCCGCGAGATACTTCGCAGCGAGCTGGGTGATGTCGAAATTCTGACGCTTGAAGATATTCCCGTTGGAGAGATCGAGGAGACAGGGACGACCTTAGAAGAGAACGCGCTGCTCAAAGCACGGGAGGTCTATGCCGCGTGCTTTCAGCCGACCGTTGCGGATGATACAGGTCTTGAAGTTGAAGCGCTCGGCGGCGCACCTGGGGTCTACAGTGCGCGCTATGCCGGCGAGAATGCAACGTATGCCGACAACGTCAACAAGCTCCTGGCCGAACTACCTCCGGGAAACGGAGCTGCCATGCGCCACGCGAAATTTGCGACCGTTGTTGCCTATATAGATAAGCGCGGTGAGGAACACCTGTTCCGAGGCGAAGTCGAAGGAATAATCACAGAGGCCCCACGCGGTGCGGTTGGCTTTGGATACGATCCAATCTTCCAGCCCATCGAGGATATGCAGGGCCGAACGTTCGCTGAAATGTCGGCAGAGGAGAAGCACGCGATCAGCCATCGGGGCCGCGCGCTGAGATTATTGGGAGAATATTTAAGGAATCCGACGTCCGCAGGCTAA
- a CDS encoding HAD-IA family hydrolase encodes MKAVLFDLFGTLVDNATVAQVEGLHHTIADILGVPRTEFADGWRATFHDRSRGVHGSIADSIRAAAELCSARYDESALGGAVEIRTEFVRGWLTPRPDAIETLMQLRMRGLKIGLLSNCTADVPILWQTHEFAPLFDEPLFSCEEGLRKPMPEFYDRALRRLGFAAAECLYVADGDNGELAQAKVLGMPVVMIRPAGLLNDYRVFPEEDWDGPRIERLGELLHSELLL; translated from the coding sequence ATGAAGGCTGTCCTGTTCGATCTCTTCGGAACGCTCGTCGATAATGCGACCGTCGCCCAAGTCGAAGGGTTGCATCATACGATTGCCGACATACTTGGGGTGCCACGAACGGAATTCGCTGATGGATGGAGAGCAACGTTTCACGACCGATCGCGTGGCGTGCATGGCTCCATTGCGGATTCTATCAGGGCAGCGGCAGAACTGTGTAGTGCCCGATATGATGAATCTGCGCTCGGAGGAGCTGTCGAAATTCGAACGGAGTTTGTGCGTGGGTGGCTCACACCCAGGCCGGATGCGATCGAGACGCTCATGCAACTCCGAATGCGGGGACTGAAAATCGGTCTGCTGTCGAATTGCACGGCAGATGTGCCGATCCTTTGGCAAACGCACGAATTTGCTCCACTCTTCGATGAGCCGCTCTTCTCTTGTGAGGAGGGCTTGCGCAAGCCAATGCCGGAATTCTACGATCGGGCGTTGAGACGGCTTGGGTTTGCCGCGGCCGAATGCCTTTATGTTGCCGATGGCGATAACGGTGAACTTGCACAAGCAAAGGTACTTGGTATGCCGGTAGTTATGATCAGGCCGGCCGGTCTTCTCAATGATTACCGTGTCTTTCCCGAAGAGGATTGGGATGGACCAAGGATCGAACGATTGGGGGAGTTGCTACATTCAGAGTTACTCCTATGA
- a CDS encoding GNAT family N-acetyltransferase, with product MSITIRRLTPADAEEYRICRLDALLDTPHAFASSYEEESHHTLAVLKARLHSENLDSATFGAFDGERLVGLTGIFREARLKRRHKGNIVSVFVRPEYRGQGIGSRLMQAAIAHAQTLKGVERLDLGVESTNAPAKALYTSLGFVTWGVEPGFLKIGDRQYDEDHMTLKL from the coding sequence ATGTCTATCACGATCCGCAGACTCACACCTGCCGACGCCGAAGAGTATCGTATCTGTCGGCTGGACGCACTGCTTGATACACCACATGCGTTCGCATCGAGCTACGAAGAGGAATCGCACCATACTCTCGCCGTGCTAAAGGCTCGTTTACATTCGGAGAATTTGGATAGCGCGACGTTCGGCGCGTTCGATGGCGAACGTCTTGTTGGTCTCACCGGCATTTTCCGTGAAGCGCGCCTCAAGCGTCGGCATAAAGGGAATATCGTGAGCGTCTTCGTTCGGCCCGAGTATCGCGGACAAGGGATCGGCTCACGACTCATGCAGGCGGCGATTGCCCACGCACAAACGCTCAAAGGTGTCGAACGGCTCGATCTTGGCGTTGAGTCCACGAACGCGCCGGCGAAGGCGCTCTACACATCGCTTGGCTTTGTGACCTGGGGCGTGGAGCCAGGCTTCCTGAAGATCGGCGACAGGCAATATGATGAAGACCACATGACACTTAAATTATGA
- a CDS encoding vWA domain-containing protein: MRKSPLLWLLLLLSLPASPVVGQISFTASKPIVDSFPIVRIPVSVTENNQPAQSITSANFTVKEDGVLQSPLDLSGCSGSTSAAICFVVDTSRSMEQSVGSGPQTNRNYQKFFDAFSGFIASIPAPSQLALVEFAVAASPWPGPTKWFYYSNNPTDVQSFMNDLMGGFPPSLFSTTNVDSGIDMGVTVLLHSTIQRRIMILVTDDSPDQADSIRRYLAANGISLYFMDVNPSDSNLKMTNYTGKDLADGTGGAYFQAYDSTLYLPTMLAISHLIFGERCMLRYVSANPCAWWKSHTVEVNLNYNGATPRASFDFELGGSTNDKNPPTYKVDATMFTKRILTTYDPWPCESGMRLFIDDSLRNFRHPRLPVVTSDSATDSLIVIDSLQPADGYFTATDSLGNKSYIHVHYDPKPDVLPPVIEPAQWVGGGVVTMKITEQRAWDRGIQSVTLQPGAVNLVLDSVHYLTNRYAVAYLRMPKLGDPTSGCLIAVDSFKNSSTLCYSYGETGGDTLPPLFVQDPVAIPRGVLSGIVTELRPGDRGLQRVQLTPIINSQTPSVTFSSAQKAIVQVTITDTLYSARTLVEAWDSVGNFMRDTMRYDPQPDSYSPVITSTSPASLTYDFSATEVRAWDRGLRSVTFLPTSTNSTATLASFTDKWHASLTATVSDKTLNATMIVEAVDSIGHGAYDTLIYTGVSTRLLPLGDSVINFGNQVLPGSMQRQVVMTNPNDVPISLTLTPLTGDDSVFSIITASPITFAARGQHALVFDFHPRWLGAWRAVTTLMSDTAHLGSVTLLGTSSGTFSIKLDTVIVPHVGESGALVFSIDAEPKPINLDSIQFTVSYDADFVTLKDFVNCPAGGPDTGICLYDAKWTGGTDGNRIATLARNTRGLASSLSLDRSQISIPFTTIVAPHDSTAVHFASATANYSTLVTAADGFISAGDTCGTGLYRSEMNGSLELRIEPARPNPASSSMDVTVHSAAETDATISFISVVGSIEKSIPVHLSRGDQTVHLADLPASSGVFELSIKAAGMNEARQRVEILR; this comes from the coding sequence ATGCGTAAGTCCCCGTTGCTGTGGTTACTCTTACTCTTATCCCTTCCGGCAAGTCCGGTCGTTGGGCAAATTTCGTTCACGGCGAGTAAACCGATCGTCGATAGTTTCCCGATCGTTCGGATCCCGGTGAGCGTGACGGAAAATAATCAGCCGGCACAATCGATAACTTCGGCGAACTTCACAGTGAAGGAGGACGGAGTCCTGCAATCGCCATTGGACCTGTCGGGCTGTTCAGGATCAACTTCCGCGGCGATCTGCTTCGTGGTCGATACCAGCCGTTCGATGGAACAAAGCGTTGGATCGGGGCCCCAGACCAACCGTAACTACCAGAAGTTCTTCGACGCGTTTTCAGGATTTATCGCGAGCATTCCCGCGCCTTCCCAATTGGCGCTCGTGGAGTTTGCGGTGGCGGCAAGCCCCTGGCCGGGTCCCACGAAGTGGTTCTATTATTCTAACAACCCCACGGATGTTCAGAGTTTTATGAACGACCTGATGGGAGGATTCCCACCGAGTTTATTCAGCACGACGAATGTCGATTCGGGCATCGATATGGGCGTCACTGTGCTCCTGCACAGTACCATTCAGCGACGCATCATGATCTTGGTGACTGATGACTCTCCGGACCAAGCCGATTCTATTCGACGGTACCTCGCGGCGAATGGCATTTCGCTTTACTTCATGGATGTGAATCCGAGTGATTCGAATCTGAAGATGACGAACTACACTGGGAAGGACCTCGCCGATGGGACCGGTGGTGCATATTTCCAGGCGTATGACTCGACCTTGTATCTGCCGACAATGCTCGCGATCAGTCATCTGATCTTTGGCGAGCGGTGCATGCTCCGATATGTAAGTGCGAATCCCTGCGCCTGGTGGAAATCGCATACGGTCGAAGTCAATCTGAACTACAATGGCGCGACACCACGGGCAAGTTTTGATTTCGAGTTGGGCGGATCAACCAATGACAAAAATCCTCCAACCTACAAGGTGGATGCAACAATGTTTACAAAGCGGATTCTGACGACCTACGATCCATGGCCGTGCGAGAGCGGGATGCGCCTCTTCATCGATGACTCTCTCAGGAATTTCCGGCATCCTCGGCTGCCTGTCGTGACCAGTGACTCCGCGACGGATTCGCTCATCGTGATTGATTCGCTTCAGCCAGCCGATGGGTACTTTACCGCGACAGACTCATTGGGCAACAAATCATACATCCACGTTCACTACGATCCGAAACCGGATGTTTTGCCGCCGGTCATCGAGCCGGCACAATGGGTGGGCGGCGGTGTGGTGACGATGAAGATCACCGAGCAGCGAGCATGGGACCGTGGAATACAAAGTGTTACGTTGCAGCCGGGTGCAGTGAATCTTGTACTCGATAGTGTCCATTACCTGACGAACCGATATGCAGTCGCTTACTTGCGAATGCCAAAACTTGGGGATCCTACGAGCGGATGCTTGATCGCGGTCGATTCATTCAAGAACTCGAGCACTCTCTGCTATTCTTATGGTGAGACTGGCGGTGATACACTCCCGCCGCTCTTCGTGCAGGACCCCGTTGCGATTCCGCGGGGCGTGCTCAGCGGTATTGTAACCGAACTCCGTCCCGGCGATCGTGGTCTCCAACGCGTTCAGCTTACGCCGATTATCAATAGTCAGACTCCTTCCGTCACGTTCAGTAGTGCACAAAAGGCTATCGTTCAGGTTACAATCACGGATACGCTGTATTCGGCTCGAACGCTTGTCGAAGCGTGGGATTCAGTCGGCAACTTTATGAGGGACACGATGCGCTACGATCCGCAGCCTGATAGTTATTCGCCTGTGATAACATCCACTTCGCCCGCCAGCCTGACGTATGATTTCTCGGCGACCGAAGTGCGCGCCTGGGACCGTGGGCTGCGCTCTGTCACGTTCTTACCGACCAGCACGAACAGTACTGCCACACTCGCGAGCTTTACGGACAAGTGGCACGCCTCACTCACAGCGACAGTCTCAGATAAGACTCTGAATGCGACCATGATCGTTGAAGCAGTTGATAGCATAGGTCATGGCGCCTACGACACGCTTATCTATACCGGCGTGTCGACTCGCTTGCTTCCGCTTGGCGATAGCGTCATTAATTTTGGCAATCAGGTTTTGCCGGGTTCGATGCAGCGGCAAGTCGTGATGACCAATCCAAATGATGTCCCGATTTCGCTCACTCTTACACCGCTGACCGGCGACGATTCGGTCTTTAGTATCATCACGGCGAGTCCAATTACATTTGCGGCCCGCGGGCAACACGCGCTGGTCTTCGATTTTCATCCGCGATGGCTCGGCGCCTGGCGAGCCGTTACCACGCTGATGTCAGATACAGCGCATCTCGGGTCGGTCACGCTGCTTGGCACGAGTTCCGGTACGTTCAGCATAAAACTTGACACGGTGATTGTGCCGCACGTTGGCGAGAGCGGCGCGCTTGTGTTTTCGATTGATGCGGAGCCGAAACCGATCAATCTCGATTCGATTCAATTTACAGTGTCCTACGATGCGGATTTTGTGACCTTGAAGGACTTTGTAAATTGTCCGGCGGGCGGTCCGGATACCGGCATCTGCCTGTATGACGCCAAATGGACTGGTGGCACGGATGGCAACCGTATCGCAACGCTCGCGAGAAATACCCGGGGACTTGCTTCCTCGCTCAGTCTGGATCGCTCGCAAATCTCGATTCCATTTACAACGATTGTCGCGCCGCACGATTCGACTGCAGTGCATTTCGCAAGTGCGACGGCAAATTACTCTACGCTTGTCACGGCTGCCGATGGATTTATTTCTGCTGGCGATACCTGCGGGACCGGTCTGTATCGCTCTGAGATGAACGGCAGTTTGGAACTGCGGATCGAGCCTGCGCGGCCCAATCCGGCGTCATCTTCTATGGACGTAACCGTTCACAGCGCTGCCGAGACCGATGCCACAATTTCTTTCATCTCCGTGGTTGGCTCGATCGAGAAGTCCATTCCGGTTCATCTCTCCCGCGGCGATCAGACAGTCCATCTTGCAGATTTGCCTGCGAGCTCCGGAGTGTTTGAACTCAGCATTAAAGCAGCAGGAATGAACGAAGCCCGTCAGCGAGTCGAAATCCTCCGATAG